From the genome of Mycoplasmopsis bovis PG45:
AATTAGCCACAGCTGCTGGTGCAGACCAAGTTGTTGATGGTCAAACATTGGAACAAAAAATTAAAGAAGATATCTTTGACTTTGATGTTATGGTTGCTGATCCAGCAATGATGCCATTATTAGGTAAATATGGTAAAAAACTAGGGCCTAAAGGTCTTATGCCAAACCCTAAAACTGGCACAGTAACTCCAACTCCTGAAAAAGCAGTTGAGGAACTTAAAAAAGGTAAAGCAAATTATAGAACAGATAAAGCTGGTGTTGTACACACACTAGTTGGAAAAGTATCAATGGATACTGAAAAATTAGTTGAAAACATCAAGACTGTTATTAGCTTAATTAAAAGACTAAAACCATCTGCTGTTAAAGGAACATACATCCAAAATATTGTTCTTTCAGCAACAATGGGTCCAGGTGTTAAAGTTAAAATTGAAAAATAATTAATGCAGAAAAAATTCCGCCACACAAAGCGGAATTTTGTTTTTTTAAACTTTAGCAAGCAGTGTTTTAACCTGTTTAATAGAGTTAACGGCAAAAATTATAAGGAGAATTGATACTGCTGTTCTAACTATCATAATAATGAAACTAACAGCCTGTCCAACTTTATTATTTCCATTGTAAAAAGTAAATAAAACAGTAATTATGTAAACCACGAAAAATATTAGAAATGCATTTGATGTTGAAAGTAATTTAATACGGTCTTTGCGTAAAGAGACAAATGTTAGTGATTCTAAAAAGAAGAACAGCGCCATGAAGCATATTAGCACAAGAAATGCAAAGTATACTGAATAAGTAGCTTCCTGCAATATATAGAGTGTGCCAAATTTGAATGATTTTTCCAGCCTTGCTATTAAATTGAACAAATCAGTTATTAGCAAACCTGCTACCAGGACAATTATGGCTATTGAAAAACCAAACATATTACGCAGACTAGATTTTTTCATTTTTAACCTCTTCAATTTCATTTAACTCAAGTAAAAGGATTTTTCTTATGTCAATAAACAATGAAGAATCTAGCGAGCTTTCAAATAAGCTAATTGTGTTTTTAATGCTCTAAATTCAACAGGTTTTCTAAATTTTTTAAGATACTTAACTTTTTCATTATTACTTGCAAAATTTCTTTCTAAAGCTAAAAGCGACTTATCTAAAGAAGAAGAGTTTTGTAAATATTTTTCTTCTATACTTTTCTTATTTTTAATAATTAAGTTGACTCTTTTTCCTATAAATAAAGCCTCTTTGTCATTTTTTAATAATTCAGTAAATTTATCTAAGAAATCATAAACTTCTTCAATGTTTTGTATTTTTTGAATGTATGAATTAGCAAATTTAAGTGATTCTTTGATATTTTCAAAATCATCAAATGCAAAAGTTTTTAAGTGATAAGAAGAAAATAAATTTAGCAACGATAAATTTTTAAATGATCACAGTATTTTTTTATATTCCAAACAACAAGATTTTGAAAGCAAGAAACCAAGATCAAGTAAACTATTTTTAATTTTTGTTGCAGGAATTTCCTTGCCCTCTGATTTTAATCTATAAAGTCTTAACAGTTGATGAACTTTCATTGCAATCATAAAGTTCAATTTAGGAACTTTTATTCCTGATTTGTAAGCTGCAAATTCTTTAGGCAAAATTTTAGGAGACAATACTTCAATTTCAGTATCATTGTGCCTTGACTTAGCAATTATTTGATCTTTAAAGTTAAATGTAATGTTAGAAAGTTTATCTAAATTCATAATCCTAGATGATGCATTTTCAGACACAAAATCCATGTCGCTAGCTTCTCTAAAATAGTCACTATATTTTATGGCAATTGATTTACTTCCTTGAACTAAAAATCCTACATCTTGCATTTGTTTAATAAGTGATAATTGCTCATTTGAAACAAAATTATTTTTCTTACATAATTTTGCAAAATCCTTAAATCTAAATGCAGTGAAAAGTTTAACTTTTAGCCAGTTTAATGACTTAAATATGTTGTAGTCATAAAACTTGTTAAAAAGAATGTTAGACAATGAATTTATTGTTCACATTAGGAGAAGCCAAAGAATTAGAATTCTAAAAATTGTTGCAATTGCAAGAACATATGCATTTTTAGCAATATGCTCATTCATTAGCTTTTCTAAACTTTGCTTTGTAAGTTCATTAAAATACAACGGAAGTCTGTCAAAAAAGATTAGAAAGGCATAGAAAACAAAACTGAAAATAACAGGCGCAAAAAATAATGAGGAAAAGTATATGGCTATATTATTTCTTTTATATTTTTCTGCAATATGTATTTTGTCTTCTAGTATCATGAACTTCCCCATGCATAAACTCTATTCTCATCTGCCTTTTTTTGCTCAGCAATAATTTTAATATAACCATTCAAAAAGTCTATTGAGCTGCTAACTTTTTGCTTAGCAATTGTTAGTGAAAGCCAAATGTTTCATTCTGACTTAACGCCGTCTAAAGATTCTTTAGCTATTTGCAATGCCTTGTGTATAGTCTCAATGTTTCTTGTTTTAGAAACCTTAATTATTTCACCAAAAATTGTAAAAATAAAGTTCTTTGAATAATTAAATTGTAATTCAGTTTGTCTAAGGAGTCCGAGTAGACTGCCCACAGTTGATAGGCCCTTAACAATAGCAGCTACTTGTGGAAATCCATCAAGAGATTCAGATACTGTGGACAATGTATCCCCACCTAGCTGTGCAAGTTCTAAAGCAGGATCTAAATCTTTTAATATTTCTTTTACTTTATAAATAGCGCCAGCTATACCAGAATGAAAGTTATAAAATGTTTCAATTTTTCATCATAATTGATTTTCAATATCATTTCAATCTGAATCATTTATATATTTATTAAGTTCTGAGTGCTCGGATGTTTTAGTGTCATATGATAATGTTCTTTTTTTCCGACTGCTGCCGTTGGTCCTCTTACCCATTAACGACGATATTTTTTCATTAAATTCTTTTAACTGTTTTTCAAAAAATAATTGTATATCAGGATTGTTTTCTGATAGCGTTTCATTCTTTATTGATTCGTCATTTTGTGTAATTGCAATCATATGTTATCCTTTTGTGCATTATTAAATTTTGTTTATTTATCGCTGCACAAAAAAATTATAGAGAAGTTGTTTTTACAAATTATTTATATGGAATGCTTGTGGTTTTATTAGGCGAAAATATAGACTTTTAACCCTTAAAAACAGCCAAATATGCATTTTTTGAGCAAAGGGTAAGGTTAGAGTTTAAAAATAATATATAATAATATTTCGCGGAGAATTTATGGTACATATTGTTTTATTCGAGCCTGAAATACCACCAAATACGGCTAACATCATAAGAACTTGTTTTGCAATTGGGGCTAAATTACACATAATTAAACCCATTTCTTTTAGTTTAGACCCTAAATATTTATCTCGTCCAGCAGCTGGTAGACTTTTAAGTGACATTGAACATGAAGTTCATAACTCATATTCTGATTTTTATAATAAATACAAGGATAAAAATATACATTACATAACTAGATATGGCTTAAAAACTTACAGCGATGTCGATTTCAAAAAAGAATATGAAAATAATGAAGAAATATGACTAATGTTTGGCAAGGAATCTACAGGCATTGATAAACAAGTGCTAAAAGATAATATTGATAATTGTTTAAGAATTCCTATGATAAACAAAATGAGAAGCATCAATCTAGCTAACTGTGTTGCAATTGTTGGCTTTGAGGTTATGAGACAAATAGACTTTAAAGATTTATCACTTTATGAATCGCAAAAAGGAAAGAACTTTATCAAGGAATGAACCAAAGAATAACCAGCACACAGAATCCAAAAATTAAGCAACTCAGGAAAATTTTTAATGATAAAAATTCTGAATTTTTTATAGTTGAAGGATATCATCTAGTTGAGGAAGTCTTAAAGGAAAATCTTGTAATCGAATTATACGAATTAGATAGTAAAACAGCCAAATATGAAAATTCTATAATAGTTAGTGATAATGTCCTAAAAGCTATTACTAAAACTAAAACTCCTGAAGGAGTTGTTGCCTTATGTCGTAAAAAATCTAATACTAGTGAATTAGGCAACAGAGTTGTGTTTTTAGATAATGTTCAAGACCCAGGTAATGTGGGAACCATTATAAGAGCAGCTAAATCATTTAACTTTGACACAGTTGTATCAAATGTAAATTTTTATAATGATAAAATAGTACGTTCGAGCCAAGGCGCCTTATTTACAGTAAATTTGGTCAATTATGCATATGATAATTTACATAGTGTATTAAAAAAATATAAGCAAAATGGATTTAAAATTTACTGCACATCACTAAGTAAAAACAGTGTGCCAATTAACAAAATTAGTTTTGAAAATGAAAAAATAGTAATAATTTTTGGTAATGAAGGTTCAGGAGCAAGTGAGACTTCTATTAAAATTGCTGACAAATTAGTTTATGTTCCAATAGATTTTGAGAGCTTAAATGTTGCCGTTTGTGCGGGAATTGTGCTTTATGAAGCCAATAAAAAAGCAAAGTAGGATATAAAGATGCATAAGAGACTAAACGATGAATTTTTAATTAAAAAATTTTCTAGAGAATTAAACGGGTACTCAGTTACTGAAGTAAATTCATATATAAATTTGCTTTTAAACACAATAAACAACTTAGAATCAGAAATTAATTTGCTAAAAAATAAACAAAACGAAATTGCTTCAAAACATCAAAACGAAATAACCGAATTAGAATCTGAAATATCTATATTAAGAAATGAAAGTAAGTAATGAATAACGATACAGAAAATCAACAGTTAATTAATTGATACCCTGGTCATATGGCTAAAGGAATGCGCGAAATCAAAGAAAACGCATCATTAGCCGATGTTTTTATTATTGTTTTAGATGCCAGATGCCCAATTAGCAGCTACAATGAAGATTTTGATTCTATCTCGCCATCAAAACCTAGATTATTCATAATTACCAAAAGCGATTTAATGGATGTTTCAAAGAAAGCCACAATAGAAAAAAGATTCGGAAGTTCTATGCTTTTATGGCTAGATTTAAGAAATCCTAAAAGCAAAAATATAATTATTAATAAGCTTAAGAAAATAACAGAATCTAAAGTTGCTAAGGATAAACAAAAAGGGCTTATAAACTCTAGAATTAAAGCTTTTGTAATGGGCATTCCAAATGCAGGCAAAAGTACTTTAATAAATTTAGTTTCGAACAAAAAAAGTTTGCAAGTTGCAAATTATCCTGGGGTAACAAGAGCTAAAAAATGAGTAACGGTGGATAATTTTTTCTTTATGGACACCCCTGGAATTTTGTTGCCGAAGTTAACAGATCAATATGCTGCTACTAAGCTAGCAATGATTGGCTCAATTGAAACAAACATATTTCCGCAAAAGTTTCTTTTTACCAATTTTCTAAAAGTACTAGCAGATTACTATCCAAAATTGCTTATAGATGAGTTTAAATTGACTGAAGATGACTTAAGCGATTTAAATGAAGTTAAGACATACAATATTTTGACCAAAATTGCTGTTTTAAAGGGATATGTAAAAAATAATAAATATGATTTTAATAAAACATATACCTTTTTTATAAACTGAGTTAGAAACCTTAAAGGTGTAACATTTGATTAAAATAAATAACAAATAGAAAGGCAATTTATGGCTAAATACACACTAGAAGAAAAAACTAATGTTTGATATGAAGTTGTCAAAGTTAACAAATTAACAATGAGACGAGATATACATATGTCGTATCGTAGCATTTTTCCTGCGATTTTAGTTCTAATTGGTCTAATGATATGGGCTGATGTTGTAGCAGCTAGATTAGAATTTAATACATCAAATGTTATATCCCTAGTTTTTATAAATGTTTTATTCCCACTTATAATTAGCTTATGTTTATGATTTATAGTTGTAAAAATTTTTCTGCACAAAGCAATAATTGCAATTGATAAAGATGACGAAGCTAAAGCCAAGTTATGAGTTAGACGATATATAAAATCTGGATGTAAGAAATACCCATATGGGTATATTGATTATTCTAACTAAATACATTTGCATATACAAATTTACCAATAATCCTAATTTATAGCCTAATTATGTCCAAAATGTGCTATAAAATGCCTATTATGCGTGATAAATATTTAATATATAATTAAATCATTAATTAACATACATAAGGAACATATGTCTAATAAAGTTATAAATGTGTCAAAGGTCATTAATAAATTTGAAATTAAGCTAGTTAATGCTGACCAAGAGTTAAAGTTCAGAGACATAAATTTGCCTTCAATTCATAGGCTTGGATTAGAAATTGCAGGCATAATTAACAACAAAAGATATAGCGACAATGTTATATGCTGAGGAACAAAAGAATCACTTTATTTTGAAACTTTGTCAAAAAATGATTTTGTTTTGCTACTTAGACGTATATTATCAGTTGAGCCGCCACTATTGATTTTGTCCAAAGGGGTTTTAGAAAATCAATACGAGATTATTAAAAATGTATGCAATGAATTTAAAGTACCTTTATACATTTCTGACAAAAGCACATCTAAAATTACTTCAACAATCGGCACATATTTAAGTGATTTTTATTCAGAAGAAACGCAAGTTCACGCTTGTTTAGTCTCAATTCATGGTGTAGGCGTTCTGATTGTAGGTCAATCTGGTATTGGAAAGTCAGAAGCTACTCATGAGTTAATACAAAGAGGACATTCATTTATAGCTGATGATGCAGTTTTAGTAAAGCATATTGGCGCTAATTATTATGGTAAAAGTCCATTGCTAACAAAAGATTTATTAGAAGTTAGAGGCACAGGCTTAATAAATATAATGCAAGCTTATGGTGTAAAGTCTGTAATGAATGGAACTGTTATAAGTTTGTGTGTTGAATTAGTTGATAAAGCTGACTTAAGTTACGATAAATTAGATAGATTGGGTGACAGAGAGATGTTTTATGATGTCTTAGGTGGCAAAATTCCTAAGGTTCATGTACCAATTAAAGAAGGCGCATCAGTTTCTTCATTAATTGAAGCTGCTGTTATTGCGTTTAAAGCAAAAAAAGAAGGTTTTGATGCACTGTCATTGCTTTCATCAAGAACTATTGAATTAGAGAATGAAACAGACAAAGGAGGTGAGTATGAATAATGCAAATAAAATAGGCGACTGACATGTGTATCCCGGCGTTTGAACTCCTGAGGCAGGAAAAATTGCTAACGAGGCAAGCGTATTATTCCGCATTGGAACATTACCAATTCACACTTATTCACTTACAATGATGCTTGGGATGATTGCTGCTATATTAACAATTATTATTTTTTGAAGAAGAGCAAAATATGAGTGAGAAATATTATTAACATTAATATTTTTAACAATACCTATGGCAATTTTAGGCGCTCGTATTTGAAACGAAGTTGATCAAGCCATAAATAATCCAAATTATAATTGGCGAAACTGATACAAAGTATGAGAGGGTGGACTTAGTATTCAAGGTGGAGTTGTGCTCGCTGTTATTGTTGACCTTACATATGTATATTTCAAAAGAGACAAAATTGATATTAGAAAAACTTGTGATATTATCATACCTACAATATTAATTGGCCAAGTGATTGGTCGTTGAGGTAACTATGCTAACCATGAAGTTTATGGAAGAATAGACTACAGTGGCGCCAGTTCATTAATTTTTGGTAAAGCATTTGCTGAAAATATGTTCTTAAAAGATGAAAACGGTACAGGATACAGATACCCACTATTCTTGTATGAGTCTATAATTAACTTATTTGCATATATAATTTTAGTATGAGTTATTAATCAAATGTCACTATTAAAACCAGGTGCGACAGCTCCTTTATATTTTGTGTGATATGGACTAGTTCGTATTGCAATGGAACCATTAAGAGATTATAGACAAGCGATTTATGTTGGTGCTGCTTATGCATTTGCTGTTTTAGGTGGAATAGCATTTATATTCTTCCAGTTCTTCAACCCTACTCACTATGTAAGAGAGTGGAAAAGAGGAAGGTTTATATATCAATATGCTCACCCTGAAGAATATATTGCTTGAATAGAAAAAACTAGATTTAAGACTAAAAAATCTAAACCAATAACAAAGGTGGTATCTTAAAATGAATAGTGAAGCAATGTATGATGTAGTTATTATAGGAGCTGGCCCTGGTGGACTAAATGCTGCTTTATATGCATCTAGAAGCGGATTAAACACTTTAATTATTGAAAAAGAAGTACCAGGCGGAAAAATTAATTCAACTTCAGAAGTTGAAAACTGATTAGGTTTTAAAAAAATAAGCGGATTTGAACTTTCAGATACTCTTTACTCACATGCTATGGCATTTAGTGCAAAGTTTAAAAGTGCTGAAGTAGTTTCTATTAAGCATGCTAAGGAATTTTTACAAGAAGTTGTTCTTAAAAACGGCGAAGTTATTCAAACTAAAACTGTAATTATTGCTACTGGTTTAGTAAACCGTAAGCCTACAGATATAGAGAATTTTGCTAAATTTGACAGAAAAGGTATTAGCTACTGCGCAGTCTGTGATGGGCCATTATTTAGAAACAAAAATGTTTTTGTTTTAGGTGACGGTAATTCAGCTTTTGAAGAAGCTTTATATTTAACATCATTTACTGACAAAATTACCTTGATAACAAGAAGTGATAAGTTTTATGCTGAGGATATAACAGTCGAAAAGGTTAAAGCTGAACCAAGAATTACATTAATCACAAACACTTATATTAAGAGCCTTGAAGGCAAAGATTTTGTTGAAAAGATCAATTTAATAGGCGCAGACGGCAAAATTACAACATTAGATTGTGACGGTCTTTTCCCGATGATAGGCTTTATTCCTACTTCTGAATTTGCAAAAGATTTAAATATAACCAATGAAAAAGGCTATATCAAAACTAATGAAAAAATGCAAACAGAAGTTCAAGGAATATATGCTGTTGGTGATATAAGAGACAAAGAAATTCGTCAAATAGTAACAGCTGCTTCTGATGGTGCAATTGCAGCTAAAGAAATTTGAAACTCTTTAAAATAAGCAAAAAGCCAAAAAATGAAAATTAGGACTGCTCCTAATTTTTTAATTTTAGTTAACAAATTACAGACGAAAACAATTGTTTTCTAAGATTATTAAGCATATTATTAAATAATTTCATATTTGTTAAAGATTGACTTAAGCATATTAATATTCAAGTCAGCACCATTTTCAAATTTGGTGTTATTAAAGTCAAATATTAGCTTATTATAGATTTCTTCTTTCTGGCTTTCAAAAGGTTTAGTTTCGAAATTTTTAGAAAGTCTTACATAAAAACTTATTCTTCTTTTACCTGAAAAGGCAATTAATCTTAATTCATCTTTAGGCAACGATAGTTGTTTAATTTCGGTGTCTTTTTTTATTGTATTTTCAATCAAATAAACCTTTGAAACAGAGCTATTAGTCACTTTTCATTTTTTAATATCTTTAATTTGAATAGCCGTAGAAATTGACAAATAGACAAAAAGAATAAAAGCTATAAAACAGGCAATCTGATATCAAGTTACAGCAGAATTAATTTTTGCTATAAAAGCATAAATAAAGCTAATAATTCCAAATAAATTTAAGATAGAACATAAAGCAAAATAAAGAGCAATAAAACTAAAGGATTTCAATAGATTGTCAATGTAGCTCTCTCTCACTTTTAGTTCATTATAAATAATTGATGACTTGACAAATGCATATCTATAGCCACTAAATTTGTATCAATTTAGAGACACAAAAACATAAATAGCAAGACCGCTTAAAAATGTAAGCGAGACAGAAATAATAAATAAAATTAAAGAAGAATTCTCCATAGTAAACTCAGCAAAAATAATAACAAATAAATAAATTCACATTATACTTTTATTTTCTGCATATTGCGCATAAACTAACTTATGAAATCAAAAAAATGGCAAAAATTACATTTTTAAAATTTTTCTCCTAATGAAAGTATAATATTAATATCTCTAAGTATTATGCCCATAATAAGTGCAGTTATATTTGAGATTATTTATTCAATTATAGGAGAAGCGAATGAATTATAAATATGTTAAACCAGGTCACGCTACTAGCGACCCAAATGAAACAGTTCGTTTTCTTGATGTTGATGGAAAATTAATTCAAGAATATAAACCATCAGAAGAAACCAAGAAAAAACTAGTTGAAATGTATAAAAATATGATTAGATCTCGTCAATGAGACTTATACTCATTAACATTACAAAAAACTGGTCGTTTAGGTACTTTTGCTCCTGCATTAGGTGAAGAAGCTGCTTTAACAGGTATTGGTTACAATCTTAACAAAGAAGACTGATTTATTCCACACTACCGTGTATTACCAACTCAATTAGCACGTGGAATTTCTATGGATAAAATTTATTCATACTGACAAGGTTCTGAAA
Proteins encoded in this window:
- the rplA gene encoding 50S ribosomal protein L1; its protein translation is MSAKGGKKIQNARSSFDKNIAYELTEAVEIVKRTSYAKFDASVDLVFKLNLDVRKADQQLRGSVLLPNGTGKSISVLVVTNNVEKQKLATAAGADQVVDGQTLEQKIKEDIFDFDVMVADPAMMPLLGKYGKKLGPKGLMPNPKTGTVTPTPEKAVEELKKGKANYRTDKAGVVHTLVGKVSMDTEKLVENIKTVISLIKRLKPSAVKGTYIQNIVLSATMGPGVKVKIEK
- a CDS encoding tRNA (cytidine(34)-2'-O)-methyltransferase — protein: MVHIVLFEPEIPPNTANIIRTCFAIGAKLHIIKPISFSLDPKYLSRPAAGRLLSDIEHEVHNSYSDFYNKYKDKNIHYITRYGLKTYSDVDFKKEYENNEEIWLMFGKESTGIDKQVLKDNIDNCLRIPMINKMRSINLANCVAIVGFEVMRQIDFKDLSLYESQKGKNFIKEWTKE
- a CDS encoding TrmH family RNA methyltransferase; translated protein: MNQRITSTQNPKIKQLRKIFNDKNSEFFIVEGYHLVEEVLKENLVIELYELDSKTAKYENSIIVSDNVLKAITKTKTPEGVVALCRKKSNTSELGNRVVFLDNVQDPGNVGTIIRAAKSFNFDTVVSNVNFYNDKIVRSSQGALFTVNLVNYAYDNLHSVLKKYKQNGFKIYCTSLSKNSVPINKISFENEKIVIIFGNEGSGASETSIKIADKLVYVPIDFESLNVAVCAGIVLYEANKKAK
- a CDS encoding MAG0865 family DivIVA-related protein — its product is MHKRLNDEFLIKKFSRELNGYSVTEVNSYINLLLNTINNLESEINLLKNKQNEIASKHQNEITELESEISILRNESK
- the ylqF gene encoding ribosome biogenesis GTPase YlqF; the protein is MNNDTENQQLINWYPGHMAKGMREIKENASLADVFIIVLDARCPISSYNEDFDSISPSKPRLFIITKSDLMDVSKKATIEKRFGSSMLLWLDLRNPKSKNIIINKLKKITESKVAKDKQKGLINSRIKAFVMGIPNAGKSTLINLVSNKKSLQVANYPGVTRAKKWVTVDNFFFMDTPGILLPKLTDQYAATKLAMIGSIETNIFPQKFLFTNFLKVLADYYPKLLIDEFKLTEDDLSDLNEVKTYNILTKIAVLKGYVKNNKYDFNKTYTFFINWVRNLKGVTFD
- the hprK gene encoding HPr(Ser) kinase/phosphatase → MSNKVINVSKVINKFEIKLVNADQELKFRDINLPSIHRLGLEIAGIINNKRYSDNVICWGTKESLYFETLSKNDFVLLLRRILSVEPPLLILSKGVLENQYEIIKNVCNEFKVPLYISDKSTSKITSTIGTYLSDFYSEETQVHACLVSIHGVGVLIVGQSGIGKSEATHELIQRGHSFIADDAVLVKHIGANYYGKSPLLTKDLLEVRGTGLINIMQAYGVKSVMNGTVISLCVELVDKADLSYDKLDRLGDREMFYDVLGGKIPKVHVPIKEGASVSSLIEAAVIAFKAKKEGFDALSLLSSRTIELENETDKGGEYE
- the lgt gene encoding prolipoprotein diacylglyceryl transferase: MNNANKIGDWHVYPGVWTPEAGKIANEASVLFRIGTLPIHTYSLTMMLGMIAAILTIIIFWRRAKYEWEILLTLIFLTIPMAILGARIWNEVDQAINNPNYNWRNWYKVWEGGLSIQGGVVLAVIVDLTYVYFKRDKIDIRKTCDIIIPTILIGQVIGRWGNYANHEVYGRIDYSGASSLIFGKAFAENMFLKDENGTGYRYPLFLYESIINLFAYIILVWVINQMSLLKPGATAPLYFVWYGLVRIAMEPLRDYRQAIYVGAAYAFAVLGGIAFIFFQFFNPTHYVREWKRGRFIYQYAHPEEYIAWIEKTRFKTKKSKPITKVVS
- a CDS encoding NAD(P)/FAD-dependent oxidoreductase gives rise to the protein MNSEAMYDVVIIGAGPGGLNAALYASRSGLNTLIIEKEVPGGKINSTSEVENWLGFKKISGFELSDTLYSHAMAFSAKFKSAEVVSIKHAKEFLQEVVLKNGEVIQTKTVIIATGLVNRKPTDIENFAKFDRKGISYCAVCDGPLFRNKNVFVLGDGNSAFEEALYLTSFTDKITLITRSDKFYAEDITVEKVKAEPRITLITNTYIKSLEGKDFVEKINLIGADGKITTLDCDGLFPMIGFIPTSEFAKDLNITNEKGYIKTNEKMQTEVQGIYAVGDIRDKEIRQIVTAASDGAIAAKEIWNSLK
- a CDS encoding MAG0920 family protein; protein product: MWIYLFVIIFAEFTMENSSLILFIISVSLTFLSGLAIYVFVSLNWYKFSGYRYAFVKSSIIYNELKVRESYIDNLLKSFSFIALYFALCSILNLFGIISFIYAFIAKINSAVTWYQIACFIAFILFVYLSISTAIQIKDIKKWKVTNSSVSKVYLIENTIKKDTEIKQLSLPKDELRLIAFSGKRRISFYVRLSKNFETKPFESQKEEIYNKLIFDFNNTKFENGADLNINMLKSIFNKYEII